The sequence below is a genomic window from Micromonospora aurantiaca ATCC 27029.
CGCTCGACGGGCGGATCACCGACCTGGCCGGGTTCGCCCGGCTCGGCGCCGAGGGCGTCGACCTGCTGCTGTCCGACTCGACGAACGCGGAGATCCCCGGGTTCGTCACGCCGGAGCGGGAGATCGGCCCGGTCCTCGACTCGATCTTCGCGAAGGCCAAGGGGCGGATCATCGTCGCCTCGTTCGCCTCGCACGTGCACCGGGTGCAGCAGGTCTTCGACTCGGCCGTCGAGCACGGCCGCAAGGTGGCGCTGATCGGCCGGTCCATGGTCCGCAACATGGGCATCGCCCGCGACCTGGGCCTGCTCAACATCCCGCCCGGCCTGGTGGTCGGGATCGAGGAGGCCACGAACCTGCCGCCCGAGCAGATCGTGCTGATGTCCACCGGTTCGCAGGGCGAGCCGATGAGCGCGCTGGGCCGGATGGCCAGCGGCGACCACCGGCACATCACCATCGCCCCTGGCGACACGGTGGTGCTGGCGTCCTCGCTGGTGCCCGGCAACGAGACCTCGGTCTACCGGGTGATCAACCGGCTCGCCCGGGCCGGCGCCGTGGTGGTGCACAAGGACGTCGCGAAGGTGCACGTCTCCGGCCACGCCCCGGCCGGTGAGCTGCTCTACCTGCTCAACGTGGTACGCCCGAGCAACCTGATGCCGGTGCACGGCGAGTGGCGGCACCTGCGGGCGCACGCCCGGCTCGGCATCGAGTCCGGCGTCGCGCCGGACCGGGTCGTGCTCTGCGAGGACGGCGACGTGGTCGACCTGGTCGAGGGCCGCGCCAGCCTGGTCGGGCGGGTCAAGAGCCGGTACGTCTACGTCGACGGTCTCGCCGTCGGCGACGTCAGCGAGTCGCTGCTCACCGAACG
It includes:
- a CDS encoding ribonuclease J encodes the protein MTEAHIEGELPPPLPEGGLRIIPLGGLGAIGRNMTVFEYDGKLLIVDCGVLFPDVEQPGVDLILPDFGPILDRLADVQAIVLTHGHEDHIGAVPYLLAHKPDIPLVGSQFTLALVEAKLAERRIQPYTLTVREGGRERLGPFECEFFAVNHSIPDALAVAIRTPAGLVLHTGDFKMDQLPLDGRITDLAGFARLGAEGVDLLLSDSTNAEIPGFVTPEREIGPVLDSIFAKAKGRIIVASFASHVHRVQQVFDSAVEHGRKVALIGRSMVRNMGIARDLGLLNIPPGLVVGIEEATNLPPEQIVLMSTGSQGEPMSALGRMASGDHRHITIAPGDTVVLASSLVPGNETSVYRVINRLARAGAVVVHKDVAKVHVSGHAPAGELLYLLNVVRPSNLMPVHGEWRHLRAHARLGIESGVAPDRVVLCEDGDVVDLVEGRASLVGRVKSRYVYVDGLAVGDVSESLLTERRILGDGGFIAATVVVDSVTGKVVAGPTVSAKGFSEDPEAFNAVVPLVTEALNRAAADGITDPHQLQQIVRRTVGRWVNDAYRRRPMIVPTVVEV